One genomic window of Chitinophagaceae bacterium includes the following:
- a CDS encoding four helix bundle protein, with product MTKYSTYTELNVWKKARVLAVSVYSLTAQFPKSELYGLTSQIRRASVSVAANIAEGCGRQYKKETLQFLFIARGSLFELEAELYLAFDFRYITDKELQILLETLIECRKLLSGFINYLQAAKLK from the coding sequence ATGACAAAATATTCGACATACACTGAATTGAATGTTTGGAAGAAAGCGAGAGTCCTTGCAGTGAGTGTATATTCTCTTACTGCTCAATTTCCTAAATCTGAACTTTATGGACTCACGTCTCAAATAAGAAGAGCCTCTGTTTCAGTTGCAGCAAATATTGCCGAAGGATGCGGCAGGCAATACAAAAAGGAAACATTGCAGTTCTTATTCATTGCAAGAGGTTCACTATTTGAGTTGGAAGCTGAGCTTTACCTGGCGTTCGACTTTCGCTATATAACCGATAAAGAATTGCAAATTTTATTGGAGACTTTAATCGAATGCAGAAAACTTCTCAGCGGATTCATCAACTATCTGCAAGCAGCAAAATTGAAGTAA
- a CDS encoding ion transporter gives MIKQETPQSLRHDDSTGLSAKVQSRNRHSFKPNGSFNVIVEGLPWLKPYEMYHGLITMSWWKFNLTVLITFLTVNSFFAAIYFLIGVNELTAYSGTSEWEAFQHCFFFSAQSLTTVGYGRIAPVGPATSWVASFEAMTGLLIFALATGLLYGKFSRPSARIIHSNNALVSPYQSETAFMFRIANKRTSQLVDADVQVTLNKIDVVNGEERRMFYPLKLERHRINMLPLTWTVVHPINEESPLYGKTMEDWEKEDIEILVYFKAFDETFANHVHSRISYKRENLVWGAKFILNFKESQDGATIHYVNMIDDYETVELPGYRAAAGA, from the coding sequence ATGATAAAACAGGAAACTCCGCAATCATTGCGTCATGACGACAGTACAGGTCTGAGTGCGAAGGTGCAATCGCGCAACCGGCATTCATTCAAACCAAATGGATCATTTAATGTGATCGTTGAAGGGCTCCCCTGGCTGAAACCCTACGAAATGTACCACGGACTTATCACCATGTCGTGGTGGAAATTTAATCTTACGGTGCTGATCACTTTTCTCACCGTGAATAGTTTTTTTGCCGCAATATATTTCCTGATAGGTGTGAATGAACTCACCGCTTACAGTGGCACCTCTGAATGGGAAGCCTTTCAACATTGCTTCTTTTTCAGCGCCCAATCTCTAACTACAGTTGGATATGGACGAATTGCTCCGGTCGGACCTGCTACAAGTTGGGTGGCCTCCTTCGAAGCCATGACAGGCCTGTTGATTTTTGCATTGGCAACCGGTTTATTATATGGTAAATTTTCAAGGCCCAGTGCGCGCATTATTCATAGCAACAATGCGCTTGTTTCACCTTATCAATCGGAAACTGCGTTCATGTTCCGAATCGCCAATAAACGTACTTCGCAATTGGTGGATGCCGATGTGCAGGTTACGTTGAACAAGATTGATGTGGTGAATGGAGAGGAACGCAGGATGTTTTATCCGCTTAAACTGGAACGTCATCGTATCAATATGCTGCCATTGACCTGGACAGTTGTACATCCTATCAATGAAGAGAGCCCGTTGTATGGCAAGACGATGGAAGACTGGGAAAAAGAAGACATCGAAATCCTGGTTTACTTCAAAGCATTTGATGAAACATTTGCCAATCACGTTCATTCACGTATTTCCTATAAAAGGGAAAATCTTGTTTGGGGTGCGAAGTTCATTCTCAATTTTAAGGAGTCACAAGATGGTGCCACTATTCACTATGTGAATATGATTGATGATTATGAGACGGTGGAATTGCCGGGATATCGGGCTGCGGCGGGTGCATGA
- a CDS encoding AAA family ATPase yields MGQNTTVDIAALNERINRESAFVELLNIELGKTIVGQKYMIERLMLAMLSNGHILLEGVPGLAKTLAIKSLAAAIHAKFARIQFTPDLLPADLIGTMIYSQKDGEFAVKKGPIFANFVLADEINRAPAKVQSALLEAMQEKQVTIGDKTFLLDEPFLVLATQNPIEQEGTYPLPEAQVDRFMLKAVINYPKIDEEQMIIRQNMQMADKIINPVVNKEDILSARKTVREIYMDEKIERYILHIVFATRKPEDYKLDKLKPLISYGGSPRASINLAVAAKAYAFIKRRGYVIPEDVRAICYDVMRHRIGLTYEAEADNVTPEDVISEILNAVEVP; encoded by the coding sequence ATAGGACAAAATACTACAGTTGACATCGCTGCACTGAATGAGCGCATCAACCGCGAAAGCGCTTTCGTGGAATTGTTGAATATTGAACTGGGCAAAACCATCGTCGGTCAGAAATACATGATTGAACGTCTGATGCTGGCCATGCTTTCCAACGGACACATCCTGCTGGAAGGTGTTCCCGGACTTGCAAAAACGCTGGCCATCAAATCACTGGCAGCCGCCATTCATGCAAAGTTTGCACGCATTCAGTTTACACCTGATCTTCTTCCTGCAGATCTTATTGGAACGATGATCTACAGCCAAAAGGATGGTGAATTTGCAGTGAAGAAAGGTCCCATCTTCGCCAACTTTGTTTTAGCGGACGAGATTAACCGCGCACCTGCTAAAGTGCAGTCAGCATTGCTGGAAGCGATGCAGGAAAAACAAGTGACTATCGGCGACAAAACTTTCTTGTTAGATGAACCATTTCTCGTGCTCGCAACGCAAAACCCGATTGAACAGGAAGGAACCTATCCGCTTCCAGAGGCACAGGTCGATCGCTTCATGCTGAAAGCAGTGATCAATTATCCGAAGATTGATGAAGAGCAAATGATCATTCGTCAGAACATGCAGATGGCTGACAAAATCATTAATCCTGTCGTGAACAAGGAAGACATTCTAAGCGCGCGAAAAACTGTGCGGGAAATTTATATGGATGAAAAGATTGAGCGTTATATACTGCACATTGTTTTCGCCACCCGCAAACCGGAAGACTATAAGCTCGACAAGCTCAAACCACTGATCAGTTATGGTGGTTCGCCGCGTGCAAGTATCAATCTTGCTGTAGCAGCTAAGGCATATGCATTTATAAAAAGAAGAGGCTATGTAATTCCTGAAGATGTTCGTGCTATTTGTTACGACGTGATGCGTCATCGGATTGGACTCACTTACGAAGCAGAAGCCGATAATGTGACACCGGAAGATGTGATCAGTGAGATATTGAATGCGGTGGAAGTTCCTTAG
- a CDS encoding NADH:flavin oxidoreductase, whose protein sequence is MLFTPVKIGPLKLRNLFIRAAAFEGMSPQHGVSQKLINYHQSVAAGGIGMTTVAYAAVSKNGLSFPHQLWLRAEVVPPLRKLTDAVHAQGAAASIQLGHCGNMSKRSVTGTRPVAPSARFNMYAPSFPRAMRKVEIPEMAKSFGNAVRLAQQAGFDAVEIHAGHGYLISQFLSPFTNHRKDEFGGSLINRMRFLKMVIDEVMEAAATKTAVLVKMNMRDGFEGGMEIDESLQVAAMLENAGVHALVLSGGFVSRAPMYVLRGAMPVNTLALHTESMMLSILVKYFGKFLVKEVPFTENYFLEDARLFRKALKLPLVYVGGILSKENIEQVLSAGFDAVAIARALIRDPDFINKLLRSELLHSACDTCNYCVALIYDGPFSCIQNDRMGL, encoded by the coding sequence ATGCTCTTCACACCTGTAAAAATCGGTCCATTGAAACTTCGCAACCTGTTTATTCGTGCCGCTGCTTTCGAAGGCATGAGTCCGCAGCATGGAGTTTCTCAAAAGTTGATTAATTATCATCAGTCAGTTGCTGCGGGAGGCATTGGAATGACGACCGTTGCGTATGCCGCCGTATCAAAAAACGGACTTTCCTTTCCACATCAGTTATGGTTGCGCGCAGAAGTTGTTCCGCCATTGAGAAAGTTGACGGATGCTGTTCACGCGCAGGGTGCTGCCGCTTCGATTCAGCTTGGCCATTGCGGAAATATGTCGAAGCGAAGTGTTACCGGTACACGACCTGTTGCTCCCTCTGCACGATTCAATATGTATGCTCCATCATTTCCCAGGGCAATGCGAAAAGTTGAAATTCCGGAAATGGCAAAATCATTTGGCAATGCTGTCCGGTTAGCACAACAGGCAGGATTTGATGCGGTGGAAATTCACGCAGGGCATGGTTATCTCATCAGCCAGTTTCTTTCTCCGTTTACCAATCATCGCAAAGATGAATTCGGAGGATCATTGATCAATCGGATGAGATTTCTTAAAATGGTAATCGATGAAGTGATGGAGGCAGCAGCAACAAAGACTGCTGTGTTGGTAAAAATGAATATGCGCGATGGTTTTGAAGGAGGAATGGAAATCGATGAATCGCTGCAGGTTGCAGCCATGCTTGAAAATGCCGGCGTTCATGCACTTGTTTTGAGCGGAGGATTTGTGAGTCGCGCACCAATGTATGTATTGCGGGGAGCAATGCCGGTTAATACACTTGCACTCCATACAGAAAGTATGATGCTCAGCATTCTTGTTAAATATTTTGGAAAGTTTCTGGTGAAAGAAGTTCCATTCACCGAAAATTATTTCCTGGAAGATGCGCGGCTGTTTCGTAAAGCATTAAAGCTGCCTTTGGTTTATGTAGGCGGAATACTATCAAAAGAAAATATTGAACAGGTTTTATCAGCGGGATTTGATGCCGTTGCCATTGCACGGGCGTTGATTCGTGATCCTGATTTCATCAATAAACTTTTGCGCTCGGAATTGCTTCATTCTGCCTGCGATACCTGTAATTATTGCGTTGCACTAATTTATGACGGGCCATTCAGTTGTATTCAAAACGACAGAATGGGTCTTTGA
- a CDS encoding DUF58 domain-containing protein, whose amino-acid sequence MINLHPSSSDKRKKLRRIEIKTRKLSNQIFSGSYHSAFKGRGISFSEVREYQFGDDLRTIDWNVTARHDKPFVKVYEEERELTLMLMIDVSRSSFFGTQNEFKNHIIAEISGILAFSAITNNDKVGVIFFSSKVEKFIPPKKGKTHILRIISEIYDFHPMHTGTNMAEALKYLNNVVKKKCITFLISDFMNPVTENGNGKELKNSVNIVARKHDLIGLHIYDEREVNLPNIGLIKVADAETGKEFWIDTSKRTLREKYTKDFRENLRFVKDLFGKSGAQLESIKTEDSYVIALMNMFKQREMRR is encoded by the coding sequence ATGATCAACCTTCATCCTTCCTCCTCCGACAAGCGTAAAAAACTCCGTCGCATCGAGATCAAAACGCGGAAGTTGTCCAACCAGATTTTTTCGGGCAGTTACCACTCTGCGTTTAAGGGAAGGGGAATTTCTTTCAGTGAAGTGCGTGAATACCAGTTTGGTGATGACCTGCGGACGATTGACTGGAATGTAACCGCAAGGCATGATAAACCTTTTGTAAAAGTATATGAAGAAGAACGTGAACTTACATTGATGCTCATGATTGATGTGAGCCGTTCGTCTTTTTTCGGAACGCAGAATGAATTTAAAAATCACATCATCGCCGAGATCAGCGGCATCCTTGCTTTCTCCGCCATCACCAACAATGATAAAGTAGGCGTGATTTTTTTCAGCAGCAAGGTGGAAAAATTTATTCCTCCAAAAAAAGGAAAGACACACATCCTCCGCATCATTTCAGAGATCTATGATTTTCATCCAATGCATACGGGAACCAACATGGCCGAAGCATTGAAATATTTGAACAACGTGGTGAAGAAAAAATGCATCACCTTCCTGATATCAGATTTTATGAATCCGGTTACCGAAAATGGAAATGGTAAAGAATTGAAAAACTCGGTGAACATCGTCGCACGAAAGCATGACCTTATCGGTTTGCACATCTATGATGAAAGGGAAGTTAATCTTCCAAATATCGGCTTGATAAAAGTGGCGGATGCGGAAACCGGCAAAGAATTCTGGATCGATACTTCGAAAAGGACATTGCGTGAAAAATACACGAAAGACTTCAGGGAAAATCTTCGTTTTGTAAAAGACCTTTTTGGAAAAAGCGGCGCGCAACTGGAATCCATAAAAACGGAGGACAGCTATGTTATTGCTTTGATGAATATGTTTAAACAACGGGAGATGAGAAGATGA
- a CDS encoding VWA domain-containing protein produces MFRFEHIEYLWLLLAIFPVTLLFLFFYWWRSRAIGRIGNKALVLQMIPDFSNRKQVLKFTLLLFAYVFIVLGFANPQLGTRQEKVKREGIDVMIALDVSNSMMSEDVKPSRLDRSKNFISNFIDKLSNDRLGMIVFAGNAYMQMPLTVDYSAARLYLRTINPVMIPTQGTNFAEAIDLANQGFVKGDNSHKALIIITDGEDNEGGVDEKIAEAVKEGVKIYTIGVGSESGSPIPEGNDFKRDESGNIVLSKLNEQMLRDIASKGSGKYFLLGSGNDEVDAVLKELKGISTKEFEEVIFTDFDDYFQWCLAIATVLLMVEWWLSERKTRFSLRF; encoded by the coding sequence ATGTTTCGTTTCGAACATATAGAATATCTCTGGCTGTTGCTGGCAATCTTTCCGGTAACCTTACTATTCCTGTTTTTTTATTGGTGGAGAAGCAGGGCGATTGGAAGAATCGGTAACAAAGCACTTGTATTGCAAATGATTCCTGACTTCTCTAACCGCAAGCAGGTGTTGAAGTTTACCTTGTTGCTGTTCGCATATGTTTTTATTGTGTTGGGATTTGCAAATCCTCAATTGGGCACCAGGCAGGAAAAAGTGAAACGCGAAGGAATTGATGTGATGATTGCACTCGACGTTTCCAATTCCATGATGAGTGAAGATGTAAAGCCAAGCCGTTTGGACCGGTCCAAAAATTTCATTTCAAATTTCATAGATAAACTCAGCAACGACCGGTTAGGTATGATTGTATTTGCAGGTAATGCTTACATGCAAATGCCTTTGACGGTGGATTACAGTGCTGCCAGGTTGTACCTGCGTACTATAAATCCTGTCATGATCCCTACACAAGGAACAAATTTTGCGGAAGCGATTGATCTTGCAAATCAGGGTTTCGTAAAAGGTGATAATAGCCACAAAGCGCTCATCATCATTACAGACGGCGAAGACAATGAAGGAGGAGTGGATGAAAAAATTGCGGAAGCAGTAAAAGAAGGCGTGAAGATTTATACGATTGGCGTGGGTTCAGAAAGCGGCTCACCAATTCCGGAGGGCAATGATTTTAAACGGGATGAAAGCGGTAACATCGTGCTTTCGAAACTCAATGAGCAAATGTTGCGCGACATTGCATCGAAAGGTAGTGGGAAATATTTTTTGTTGGGAAGCGGAAATGATGAAGTAGACGCTGTACTGAAAGAATTGAAAGGGATCAGCACAAAAGAATTCGAAGAAGTGATCTTTACCGACTTTGACGATTATTTTCAATGGTGCCTGGCTATTGCAACCGTCTTGTTAATGGTTGAATGGTGGTTGAGTGAAAGGAAAACCAGGTTTTCTTTAAGATTTTAA
- a CDS encoding tetratricopeptide repeat protein — protein sequence MAFFKILTRFSFAIMCFAFIGIRYSNAQIPFSNQPEKTQTRSGNNEYQKSNFTEAEANYKKALDIKNNMPEATFNLGDAVYEQKRYEDAQKQFQLAAKTNADVSMQAKAFHNLGNAYLEQKKYEDAIAAYKNALKINPADADTKYNLAFANAMLQKNQDGDGNDNKKQDQKNQDNKDQKDQQNKDQQNQDQKDQQNKDQENKDQQANNQDQKDNQQQQPQKSGLTRQEADQLLAALENEEQKVNQKMQKKQMKGVRVRIKKDW from the coding sequence ATGGCCTTCTTCAAAATATTGACAAGATTTTCTTTCGCAATTATGTGCTTCGCGTTCATCGGCATACGCTATTCGAATGCTCAAATCCCTTTTTCCAACCAGCCGGAAAAAACACAAACACGTTCCGGCAACAATGAATACCAGAAGTCAAATTTTACAGAAGCCGAAGCGAACTACAAAAAAGCACTCGACATAAAAAACAATATGCCCGAAGCAACTTTTAACCTCGGCGATGCTGTATATGAACAAAAGCGCTACGAGGATGCGCAGAAACAATTCCAGCTTGCTGCAAAAACAAATGCGGATGTTAGCATGCAGGCAAAAGCTTTTCACAATCTTGGAAATGCTTACCTGGAACAAAAGAAATATGAAGATGCGATTGCCGCCTATAAAAATGCTTTGAAGATCAATCCTGCTGATGCGGATACAAAATACAATCTTGCGTTTGCCAATGCCATGCTGCAAAAGAATCAGGATGGAGACGGAAATGATAATAAAAAACAGGATCAAAAGAACCAGGACAATAAGGATCAGAAGGACCAGCAGAATAAAGATCAACAGAACCAGGATCAGAAAGACCAACAAAATAAGGATCAGGAAAACAAAGATCAACAGGCAAATAACCAGGATCAAAAAGACAACCAGCAGCAACAACCTCAAAAATCCGGGCTTACCAGGCAGGAAGCAGACCAGTTATTAGCTGCACTTGAAAATGAAGAACAAAAAGTAAATCAGAAAATGCAGAAGAAACAAATGAAAGGGGTGAGGGTGAGAATTAAGAAGGACTGGTAA
- a CDS encoding VWA domain-containing protein, with translation MFSNLSHIVFADQWVLWLLPAVIALAIAWWYFLAKKNNPAMELSSTRSFAGYRNPLRASLKKMLPALRVLTILLLLVALARPQTSYDEQKVTTEGIDIVLAIDVSSSMLAKDFSPNRMESAKKEATNFIDERPHDRIGLVIFSGESFTQCPATIDHAVLKKQLSQIRNGLLEDGTAIGMGLATATQRMKESKAKSKVVILMTDGVNNKGLIDPLTACDIAMQYGVRVYTIGIGTNGKAMTPVAMSPDGDFIFDYQDVQIDEELLKDIAKKTGGQYFRATNNKKLKEIYAQIDKLEKTKIEMSAFQRKTEKFHAFVLLAGLILLVEILLRYLFLKSVP, from the coding sequence ATGTTTAGCAACCTTTCACATATAGTTTTCGCTGACCAATGGGTTCTCTGGCTCCTTCCCGCAGTAATAGCGCTGGCGATCGCATGGTGGTATTTTCTTGCTAAGAAAAATAATCCTGCTATGGAACTGTCTTCCACGCGCTCCTTTGCAGGTTATAGAAATCCGTTAAGAGCTTCACTAAAGAAAATGTTGCCGGCATTGCGTGTGCTCACTATTTTATTGTTGCTCGTAGCGCTTGCCCGGCCACAGACTTCTTATGATGAGCAAAAGGTAACTACAGAAGGAATCGACATTGTACTTGCTATTGATGTTTCTTCTTCCATGCTGGCGAAGGATTTTTCTCCAAACCGGATGGAGTCGGCGAAAAAGGAAGCCACGAATTTTATTGATGAAAGACCACATGACCGTATCGGCCTCGTTATTTTTTCCGGAGAAAGTTTTACGCAATGTCCGGCAACCATCGATCATGCTGTTTTAAAAAAACAATTATCACAAATCAGGAATGGTTTGCTGGAAGACGGAACTGCTATTGGAATGGGCCTGGCCACTGCAACCCAGCGCATGAAAGAAAGCAAAGCGAAAAGTAAGGTCGTTATCCTGATGACAGACGGCGTAAATAATAAAGGACTGATTGATCCGCTAACTGCCTGCGATATTGCGATGCAATATGGAGTGAGAGTGTACACAATTGGAATCGGTACCAATGGCAAAGCGATGACACCCGTTGCCATGAGTCCTGATGGTGATTTTATTTTTGACTACCAGGACGTTCAGATTGATGAAGAATTGCTGAAAGATATTGCAAAGAAAACCGGAGGTCAATATTTTCGCGCTACGAATAATAAGAAACTTAAAGAAATCTACGCGCAGATTGACAAGCTGGAAAAGACAAAAATTGAAATGAGTGCTTTTCAGCGAAAGACGGAGAAATTTCATGCATTCGTTTTATTAGCCGGACTAATTTTACTGGTTGAAATTTTATTGCGTTACCTCTTTTTAAAAAGTGTACCCTGA